Proteins from a single region of Bombus huntii isolate Logan2020A chromosome 2, iyBomHunt1.1, whole genome shotgun sequence:
- the LOC126873361 gene encoding uncharacterized protein LOC126873361, producing the protein MEINNEIVLLRQCIRQARICVINKLIREAKRLRSGNGNEKQLEKNKNKADKLLREVFALKGIKDDEISKFGITRFKCLQDILQNTHTDDGTRAMAKVVRYKSLSSKILEFQEKFPDYSEHISLRKQRHSSKRKGPTDVLKKHSNQSQCDTNNTVEKVYEGNTKIAGDVTSSADVPCEKRRKVNGECRRLSEGRELNTESKDDGGSSRRILKMQDVEIDRRSDQSSRTVTKVISNEATVKPFMEVLQEIEEQTGKYKETKNQQCCNETAESLKNTDDFFLHRNKVTLGSSDTLFSKEINTSGQHHISRDIFKLRENKEKKYKLYNENTYKERKGGRGRKMNCANIIHDQSGVTERSDTHWKRNKKDTQVKEEEKINKISCPVYENLHPSWIAKKKQQDIMKQGFQGKKIKFDEN; encoded by the exons ATGGAAATAAATAACGAG ATTGTTCTATTAAGACAATGCATTCGTCAGGCTCGTATCtgtgtaataaataaactgaTCAGAGAAGCGAAAAGGTTACGGAGTGGTAACGGTAATGAAAAACAATTggaaaaaaataagaataaggCGGATAAACTTTTAAGGGAAGTATTTGCGTTAAAAGGTATTAAAGACGATGAGATATCAAAATTCGGAATTACTAGGTTTAAATGCCTGCAAGACATATTACAAAACACACACACTGACGATGGAACTCGGGCTATGGCGAAAGTTGTTCGTTACAAGTCTTTAAGTTCGAAAATACTAGAATTTCAGGAAAAGTTTCCAGACTACAGTGAACATATTTCGTTGAGGAAACAGAGGCATTCGTCGAAAAGAAAAGGGCCTACAGATGTCCTAAAAAAGCATTCGAACCAATCACAATGCGATACAAACAACACCGTAGAAAAAGTGTACGAAGGGAACACAAAAATTGCAGGTGATGTTACATCTTCCGCTGATGTACCTTGTGAAAAAAGGAGGAAGGTTAACGGAGAATGTAGAAGATTATCGGAAGGAAGGGAATTGAATACAGAATCTAAAGACGACGGAGGTAGTTCAAGGAGGATATTAAAAATGCAAGATGTAGAGATAGACCGTAGGTCTGACCAAAGTTCTAGGACTGTCACTAAAGTCATTAGCAACGAGGCCACCGTTAAACCATTCATGGAAGTTTTGCAAGAAATAGAAGAACAAACTGGTAAATACAAGGAAACTAAAAATCAGCAGTGTTGTAACGAAACAGCGGAATCATTAAAAAACACAGATGACTTTTTTTTACATAGAAATAAAGTAACTTTGGGTTCAAGCGATACTCTGTTTTCTAAAGAGATAAACACTAGCGGTCAACATCATATTAGTCGTGATATATTTAAGTTGCgtgaaaataaagagaaaaagtaTAAACTGTATAACGAAAACACATacaaagagagaaaggggGGTAGAGGACGAAAAATGAACTGTGCAAACATTATTCATGATCAAAGTGGCGTGACAGAGAGAAGCGATACACATTGGAAgcgaaataagaaagatacGCAAGTTAAAGAAGAggagaaaattaataaaataagttGTCCAGTATATGAAAATCTACATCCTTCCTGGATCGCAAAGAAGAAGCAACAAGATATTATGAAACAGGGGTTTCAAGGGAAAAAGATTAAATTTGATGAAAACTAA